In one Oscillospiraceae bacterium genomic region, the following are encoded:
- a CDS encoding geranylgeranyl pyrophosphate synthase: protein MTDAVREKQDKLSFDAALRAVRERLERALTQAPPVIRAYTAHLAGAQGKMIRAHALLACAQGEDGLIDPDAAAFAAGIELLHLATLVHDDVMDDADTRRGIPTLQRRFGRKTAVICGDYLLSAALRLAASVPDRDRFVQLELPDYVGRVCMGELRQNIHNGDFGLGVGGYLRIIRGKTAALFECSFLAGTVLATGDKAQRDGYARLGRYIGMIFQLTDDCIDYSLDAATAKKPVQSDYAQGVVTLPLIHALAHDPELRARVEREKLDPDEVGERVRGSGGLDYTRWLARRYYGKAEALLEALNPAPEKHERLRAILEKSYCGPRPASQCDIGGN from the coding sequence ATGACTGACGCGGTAAGAGAAAAACAGGATAAGCTGAGCTTCGACGCGGCCCTGCGGGCGGTGCGGGAGCGGCTGGAGCGCGCCCTCACCCAGGCGCCGCCGGTCATCCGGGCCTACACCGCCCACCTGGCGGGGGCGCAGGGGAAGATGATCCGGGCCCACGCCCTGCTGGCCTGCGCCCAGGGGGAGGACGGGCTGATCGACCCGGACGCGGCTGCCTTTGCCGCCGGGATCGAGCTGCTCCACCTGGCCACCCTGGTCCACGACGACGTGATGGACGACGCGGACACCAGGCGGGGCATCCCCACCCTCCAGCGGCGCTTCGGGCGGAAAACGGCGGTGATCTGCGGGGACTACCTGCTCTCCGCCGCCCTGCGGCTGGCGGCGTCGGTGCCCGACCGGGACCGCTTCGTCCAGCTGGAGCTGCCCGACTACGTGGGCCGGGTCTGCATGGGCGAGCTGCGGCAGAACATCCACAACGGCGACTTTGGGCTGGGCGTGGGCGGCTACCTGCGTATCATCCGGGGCAAGACCGCCGCCCTTTTCGAGTGCTCCTTCCTGGCCGGGACGGTGCTCGCCACCGGCGACAAGGCGCAGCGGGACGGCTACGCCCGTCTGGGGCGGTACATCGGCATGATCTTCCAGCTCACCGACGACTGTATCGACTACAGCCTGGACGCGGCCACCGCGAAAAAGCCGGTGCAGTCCGACTACGCCCAGGGGGTGGTGACCCTGCCCCTGATCCACGCGCTGGCGCACGACCCGGAGCTGCGCGCGCGGGTGGAGCGGGAGAAGCTGGACCCGGACGAGGTGGGGGAGCGGGTGCGCGGGAGCGGCGGGCTGGACTACACCCGCTGGCTGGCCCGGCGGTACTACGGCAAGGCCGAAGCGCTCCTGGAGGCGCTGAACCCCGCGCCGGAGAAGCACGAGCGGCTCCGGGCCATTTTGGAGAAGTCTTACTGCGGGCCCCGGCCCGCTTCCCAGTGCGACATAGGAGGGAACTGA
- a CDS encoding AraC family transcriptional regulator, with protein MYATREEQLLYGSQVEIVKRGEDCTVYRLSGESGDVVMTSYAVFPGIRLIYNDVHAPRCATDVSLPLGKVIEIEHCREGRVECEIDGGFLYLAPGDIAIHGKNDVNRETIFPLSHYHGITVLLDVEQAPRCLSCILEGVDVRPEALIEKFCTSPSFYVLRSSPSLEHIFSELYTVPERIRTGYFKVKLMELLLFLSEFTPSDVQTGRGYSASQVRLAKQVSACLLRHLDRHLTISQLSERFGVSETQLKTSFHGVYGVSIYTYARTQKMLSAARMLRETGLRVLEIAMCHGYDNGSKFAKAFRDVLGVSPNEYRRGKREPER; from the coding sequence ATGTACGCCACAAGGGAAGAACAGCTGCTCTACGGCAGCCAGGTGGAGATCGTAAAGAGGGGGGAGGACTGCACCGTGTACCGCCTTTCGGGTGAAAGCGGCGATGTGGTCATGACCAGCTATGCGGTGTTCCCCGGCATCCGGCTGATCTATAACGACGTCCACGCCCCCCGTTGCGCCACCGACGTATCCCTCCCGCTGGGCAAGGTGATCGAGATCGAGCACTGCCGGGAGGGGCGGGTGGAGTGTGAGATCGACGGCGGGTTTCTGTACCTCGCCCCCGGCGACATTGCCATCCATGGGAAGAACGACGTGAACCGGGAGACAATTTTCCCCCTGAGCCATTACCACGGCATCACGGTACTGCTGGATGTGGAGCAGGCGCCCCGGTGTCTCTCCTGCATCTTGGAGGGGGTGGATGTGCGCCCCGAGGCGCTAATCGAAAAGTTCTGTACCTCTCCCAGCTTTTATGTGCTGCGAAGCTCGCCCTCTCTGGAGCACATCTTTTCAGAGCTGTACACCGTGCCGGAGCGCATTCGGACGGGATACTTCAAGGTCAAGCTGATGGAACTGCTGCTCTTTCTAAGCGAGTTTACCCCCTCGGACGTTCAGACCGGGCGGGGCTACTCGGCGTCCCAGGTGCGGTTGGCCAAGCAGGTGAGCGCTTGCCTTCTCCGGCATCTGGACCGCCACCTCACCATTTCCCAGCTGTCCGAACGGTTCGGCGTGTCGGAGACCCAACTGAAAACCAGCTTCCACGGCGTGTACGGCGTCTCTATCTACACCTACGCCCGCACGCAAAAGATGCTCTCCGCCGCCCGTATGCTCCGGGAAACCGGGCTGCGGGTGCTGGAGATCGCCATGTGCCACGGGTATGACAACGGCAGCAAATTTGCCAAGGCTTTCCGGGACGTGCTGGGCGTGTCGCCCAACGAATACCGGCGCGGGAAGCGGGAGCCCGAGCGGTAA
- the hlyU gene encoding transcriptional regulator yields MPNVAKEAAALCALLANENRLMILYHLAGGPMNVGDLHKRLRGISQSALSQHLSLLRANRIVECDKQGQNMVYHIVDARATRLMETVQEIFSFDAGAPADRGQNP; encoded by the coding sequence ATGCCGAATGTGGCAAAGGAGGCGGCCGCCCTGTGCGCGCTGCTGGCCAACGAGAACCGGCTGATGATCCTGTATCATCTGGCCGGCGGGCCGATGAACGTGGGCGATCTGCACAAGCGGCTCAGGGGCATCAGCCAGTCGGCGCTCTCGCAGCACCTGTCGCTGCTGCGGGCCAACCGCATCGTGGAGTGCGATAAACAGGGGCAGAATATGGTGTACCACATTGTGGACGCCAGGGCAACCCGGCTGATGGAGACGGTCCAGGAGATCTTTTCCTTCGACGCGGGCGCCCCGGCGGATCGCGGACAGAACCCTTAA
- a CDS encoding NADH dehydrogenase: protein MKNIVIVGAGYAGVLTAKKLAKRLKKRDDVHITIIDKNPFHTMYTELHEVAARRVDEDSIKISLAKVFAGREVHVVLDTVTSIDFDGKVLEGQVGSYPYDYLVMATGSKPTFFGVPGAEEISYTLWSYDDAVVLREHLLHVFRRAARETDPAERRRLLTFYVVGAGFTGVEMAGELAELVPILCEKFEIDPAEVSMTDVDALGRTVPILPEKLSAKVERRLTKMGVQVLLNTGVAGIGDDYIELKQDGKVTRYQAGTVIWTAGIESSDIVSEAAKALQTARRGRIKVDEYLRALDHPEVYVAGDNIMYTAPGEENPVPQMVENCEQSADLIAHNLAVDVTGQGEVEPYRPKFHGVMVSIGGRYGVARVGTDKHQINLCSFLAMFCKHFINVVYFIQVLGWNKVFGYLKHEFFTIRNRRSFLGGHFSNRTPSFLLVPLRVWLGLVWVFEGVMKIAEGWLSTPHLSAFFGGANGFFNGILQSAGSSRLIATAGGAAGAAVDAVTSATAAAGDAVGGGVAMFSYHILGFIDAIFVTAATPATSTISDYAFKLDVAPITWLVNHWIIPSEGMQMFMQVFIVVLEILLGLALIGGCFTFLSSAGTLVLQFMFVCTTGLYLNTFWMIFAAVAVLIGGGHTLGIDYYLMPFLKKHWKNVPFVRKWYLYND from the coding sequence TTGAAAAACATCGTGATTGTCGGCGCGGGCTACGCGGGCGTCCTGACGGCCAAAAAGCTGGCCAAACGGCTGAAAAAGCGCGACGACGTACACATCACCATCATCGACAAGAACCCCTTCCACACCATGTACACCGAGCTGCACGAGGTGGCCGCCCGCCGGGTGGACGAGGACAGCATCAAAATAAGTCTGGCCAAGGTTTTCGCCGGGCGGGAGGTCCACGTGGTGCTGGACACGGTGACCTCCATCGACTTCGACGGCAAGGTGCTGGAGGGCCAGGTGGGGTCCTACCCCTACGACTACCTGGTTATGGCCACCGGGAGCAAGCCCACCTTCTTCGGCGTGCCCGGAGCGGAGGAGATCTCCTACACGCTCTGGTCCTACGACGACGCGGTGGTGCTGCGGGAGCACCTGCTGCACGTGTTCCGCCGGGCCGCCCGGGAGACAGACCCCGCCGAGCGCCGCCGCCTGCTGACCTTCTACGTGGTGGGCGCGGGCTTCACCGGCGTGGAGATGGCGGGCGAGCTGGCCGAGCTGGTGCCCATCCTGTGCGAGAAGTTTGAGATCGACCCCGCCGAGGTGTCCATGACCGACGTGGACGCCCTGGGCCGCACCGTGCCCATCCTGCCCGAGAAGCTCTCGGCCAAGGTGGAGCGCCGCCTGACCAAAATGGGGGTGCAGGTGCTGCTGAACACCGGCGTGGCCGGGATCGGCGACGACTACATCGAGCTCAAGCAGGACGGCAAGGTCACCCGCTACCAGGCGGGCACCGTCATCTGGACCGCAGGCATCGAGTCCTCGGACATCGTGTCCGAGGCCGCCAAGGCCCTCCAGACCGCCCGCCGGGGCCGCATCAAGGTGGACGAGTACCTGCGGGCCCTGGACCACCCGGAGGTCTACGTGGCGGGCGACAACATCATGTACACCGCCCCCGGCGAGGAGAACCCGGTGCCCCAGATGGTGGAGAACTGCGAGCAGTCCGCAGACCTCATCGCCCACAACCTGGCGGTGGACGTGACGGGGCAGGGGGAGGTTGAGCCCTACAGGCCCAAGTTCCACGGCGTCATGGTCAGCATCGGCGGGCGCTACGGCGTGGCCCGGGTGGGCACCGACAAGCACCAGATAAACCTGTGCTCCTTCCTGGCCATGTTCTGCAAACACTTCATCAACGTGGTCTACTTCATCCAGGTGCTGGGCTGGAACAAGGTGTTCGGCTACCTGAAGCACGAGTTCTTCACCATCCGCAACCGCCGCTCCTTCCTGGGCGGGCACTTCTCCAACCGCACCCCCAGCTTCCTGCTGGTGCCGCTGCGGGTCTGGCTGGGCCTGGTATGGGTGTTTGAGGGCGTGATGAAAATCGCCGAGGGCTGGCTCTCCACCCCCCACCTGTCGGCCTTCTTCGGCGGGGCCAACGGCTTCTTTAACGGCATCCTCCAGTCGGCGGGCTCCTCCCGCCTCATCGCCACGGCGGGCGGCGCGGCCGGGGCGGCCGTGGACGCGGTGACCTCCGCCACGGCGGCGGCGGGGGACGCGGTGGGCGGCGGCGTGGCTATGTTCAGCTACCATATCCTGGGCTTTATCGACGCCATCTTCGTCACCGCGGCCACCCCCGCCACCTCCACCATCTCAGACTACGCCTTCAAGCTGGACGTGGCCCCCATCACCTGGCTGGTGAACCACTGGATCATCCCCAGCGAGGGGATGCAGATGTTCATGCAGGTCTTTATCGTGGTGCTGGAAATCCTGCTGGGCCTGGCCCTCATCGGCGGCTGCTTCACCTTCCTGTCCTCCGCCGGGACGCTGGTGCTCCAGTTCATGTTCGTGTGCACCACCGGGCTCTACCTCAACACCTTCTGGATGATCTTCGCCGCCGTGGCGGTGCTCATCGGCGGCGGGCACACCCTCGGCATCGACTACTACCTGATGCCCTTCCTGAAAAAGCACTGGAAGAACGTACCTTTTGTGAGGAAATGGTATCTCTACAATGACTGA
- a CDS encoding membrane protein, with the protein MTRGILSAGGARRGLVLDPRTKLLLLVTMAVFVLGGAGFSELAVLPYVLSALPLVLLLSARRYRPALVYAAVYLAAEGAFRLGGPLLTGPAYFILLGTRGILTRFLPSLMMGAYVVSTTTVSEFTAAMLRLRLSEAIIIPMSVMFRFFPTVADEFSSINAAMRMRGIALGGGRAGKMLEYRMIPLMTCSVKIGEELSAAALTRGLGGTVRRTNVCEIGFHRQDAVAAVLCALPFGALALCAAGVW; encoded by the coding sequence ATGACACGGGGAATCCTTTCGGCCGGCGGGGCGCGGCGGGGCCTGGTGCTGGACCCCCGCACGAAGCTGCTGCTGCTGGTGACCATGGCGGTATTCGTCCTGGGCGGAGCGGGATTCTCGGAGCTGGCCGTTCTGCCCTATGTGCTCAGCGCCCTGCCCCTGGTCCTCCTGCTTTCGGCCCGTCGGTACCGCCCGGCCCTGGTTTATGCCGCGGTCTATCTGGCGGCGGAGGGGGCCTTCCGCCTGGGGGGGCCTCTGCTCACTGGGCCCGCCTACTTCATCCTGCTGGGAACGCGGGGCATCCTGACCCGGTTTCTTCCCAGCCTGATGATGGGGGCCTATGTGGTGTCCACCACCACGGTGAGCGAGTTTACCGCCGCCATGCTGCGCCTGCGGCTGAGCGAGGCCATCATCATCCCCATGTCGGTGATGTTCCGCTTTTTCCCCACTGTGGCCGACGAATTCTCCTCCATCAACGCCGCCATGCGGATGCGGGGGATCGCTCTCGGCGGAGGCCGCGCGGGGAAGATGCTGGAATACCGGATGATCCCCCTGATGACCTGCTCGGTGAAGATTGGTGAGGAGCTGTCCGCCGCCGCGCTGACCCGCGGCCTGGGCGGGACGGTGCGGCGCACCAACGTCTGTGAGATCGGCTTTCACAGGCAGGACGCCGTGGCGGCGGTGCTGTGCGCCCTGCCCTTTGGTGCGCTGGCGCTGTGCGCCGCGGGTGTTTGGTGA
- a CDS encoding membrane protein, protein MKQEKLKGKDLINVGIFTAIYFVIVFAVAMLGYIPIFMALLCVLVPVIGGVPFMLFLTKVKKFGMIWIMSLLMGLLMLLTGMGYYALLVGLVSGLLAELCYKSGGYRSGGKAVLTSGIFSIWVWGNYIPLFTNVEQYFSTRQEFGQAYIDALTALMPMWMCPALLVASFVSGLIGGLVGRALLKKHFVKAGIA, encoded by the coding sequence ATGAAACAAGAAAAACTCAAGGGGAAAGACCTGATCAACGTGGGTATCTTCACAGCCATCTATTTTGTGATCGTGTTTGCTGTGGCGATGCTGGGGTACATCCCCATTTTCATGGCGCTGCTGTGTGTGCTGGTGCCGGTCATCGGTGGGGTGCCGTTCATGCTGTTTCTGACCAAGGTGAAGAAGTTCGGCATGATCTGGATCATGAGCCTGCTGATGGGACTTTTGATGCTGCTGACCGGCATGGGGTATTACGCCCTGCTGGTGGGGCTGGTGTCCGGACTGCTGGCGGAGCTGTGCTACAAAAGCGGCGGCTACCGCAGCGGCGGCAAGGCCGTTCTGACCAGCGGCATCTTCAGCATCTGGGTCTGGGGCAACTACATTCCCCTCTTTACCAACGTCGAGCAGTATTTCTCCACCCGGCAGGAGTTCGGCCAGGCGTACATTGACGCCTTGACCGCGCTGATGCCCATGTGGATGTGCCCGGCCCTGCTGGTCGCCTCCTTTGTCAGCGGCCTGATCGGCGGCCTGGTGGGCAGGGCGCTGCTGAAAAAACATTTCGTCAAGGCGGGGATTGCCTGA
- a CDS encoding resolvase gives MNAAVHAGIYCRLSVEDAATATESESIQTQKAMLTDYCNQRSYHIVDYYIDDGRTGTNFERPGFQHIIEDIESGRINTVICKDLSRFGRNYYEAGMYLDKYFVQKDVRFIAPSDNVDSAQGAYNLTVPFLNMMNDYYARGISVKTKDARATRARQGMYLGSKAPYGYIKDPADKHHLLVDEEAAAVVRRIFDMAEGGAGYNKIARTLHSEGFPNPYSYAVERNPDYLKGRGLEKDTRWHVTSVQKILQNPVYLGMCAQGRVGNKTMHGKPVKKPREEWIIVEDTHEALVSPEQWETVQKQMATRRRARKDGETQMFAGLLYCSDCGSALSFSAVHRKTMPDGGQYKCWYYMRHGKEYCSSHYITLDQLTAVVLDDIRHQAYFAKRYHDRYMEMLAAAQLERDAREQNGQRAEANKAKKRLEKLDGIIKKLLEQNAAGAISDERFTALSAGYEQEYRALEQVVAEYETAAAEISDANHRAERFTSLIREYTDIEALNARILNKLIDHIVVYQREKHEDGSQTQRIEIYYQFIGKVELDKEQLLHTQEIA, from the coding sequence ATGAACGCAGCAGTACACGCCGGCATCTACTGCCGGCTTTCCGTAGAAGACGCCGCCACCGCCACAGAGAGCGAGAGCATCCAGACCCAGAAGGCCATGCTCACCGACTACTGTAACCAGCGCAGCTACCACATTGTGGACTACTATATCGATGACGGACGCACCGGGACCAACTTCGAGCGCCCCGGCTTCCAGCACATAATCGAGGACATTGAGAGCGGCAGGATCAACACGGTGATCTGCAAGGACCTGAGCCGCTTCGGGCGCAACTACTACGAGGCCGGGATGTACCTGGACAAATACTTTGTACAGAAGGACGTCCGCTTCATCGCCCCCAGCGACAACGTGGACAGCGCCCAGGGGGCCTACAACCTCACGGTGCCGTTTTTGAACATGATGAACGACTACTACGCCCGGGGAATTTCCGTCAAGACGAAGGACGCCAGAGCCACCCGCGCCAGGCAGGGGATGTACCTGGGTTCCAAGGCCCCCTACGGCTATATCAAGGACCCGGCGGACAAGCACCACCTGCTCGTCGACGAGGAGGCCGCCGCCGTGGTCCGCCGCATCTTTGACATGGCGGAGGGCGGCGCGGGGTACAACAAAATCGCCCGGACGCTGCACAGCGAAGGTTTCCCAAACCCCTACTCTTACGCCGTGGAGCGAAATCCGGACTATTTGAAAGGCCGTGGATTAGAGAAGGATACCCGCTGGCACGTCACCTCCGTGCAGAAGATCTTACAGAATCCCGTCTACCTGGGGATGTGCGCCCAGGGCCGCGTGGGCAACAAGACCATGCACGGCAAGCCGGTGAAAAAGCCCCGGGAGGAGTGGATCATCGTGGAGGACACCCACGAGGCGCTGGTATCGCCGGAGCAGTGGGAGACTGTGCAGAAACAGATGGCCACCCGCAGGCGGGCGCGAAAGGACGGCGAGACACAGATGTTCGCGGGACTCCTCTACTGCTCAGACTGCGGCAGCGCCCTCTCCTTCTCCGCCGTCCACCGCAAGACCATGCCCGACGGCGGGCAGTACAAATGCTGGTACTATATGCGCCACGGCAAGGAATACTGCTCCAGCCACTACATCACCCTGGACCAGCTCACCGCCGTTGTCCTGGATGACATCCGGCATCAGGCGTACTTCGCTAAGCGGTACCACGACCGCTACATGGAGATGCTGGCGGCGGCGCAGCTGGAGCGTGATGCACGGGAGCAGAACGGACAGCGGGCGGAGGCGAATAAGGCGAAGAAGCGGCTGGAGAAGCTGGACGGGATCATCAAGAAGCTGTTGGAGCAGAATGCCGCCGGGGCCATCTCCGACGAGCGGTTCACCGCCCTCTCCGCCGGATACGAGCAGGAGTACCGGGCGCTGGAGCAGGTGGTGGCGGAGTACGAAACCGCCGCGGCAGAGATCAGCGACGCCAACCACCGGGCGGAGCGTTTTACCAGCCTGATCCGGGAATACACCGACATCGAAGCCCTCAACGCCCGTATCCTGAATAAGCTGATCGACCATATCGTGGTCTACCAGCGGGAAAAGCACGAGGACGGCAGTCAGACCCAGCGCATTGAAATCTACTACCAGTTTATCGGCAAGGTGGAGCTGGATAAAGAGCAGCTATTACACACCCAGGAAATTGCCTGA
- a CDS encoding FAD:protein FMN transferase: MIKHGIAAALAAAILLPLAACGPQAQPSGPEPERTRYEATFLTLFDTVTTIVGYAQEKEAFAEQARFIHDELEVYHQLYDIYNDYPGVNNIKTINEQAGAAPVVVDRRIIDLLLEAREMYDRTGGKVNVAFGSVLSIWHAYREAGIDDPAGARLPPMDALREAARHTGIGGVIIDEAASTVYLSDPEMSLDVGAIAKGYATQRVCAAARERGITSLLVSVGGNVCAIGSQDGRGTPWKVGVQDPVDRESGQYIQVLGLVDETLVTSGSYQRYYTVDGKTYHHIIDPDTLMPADYFTAVTVRSTDSGVADALSTALFNLPYEEGKALVDAMEGTEAMWVLRDGTQRFTDGFLTGART, encoded by the coding sequence ATGATAAAGCACGGGATCGCGGCGGCCCTGGCCGCCGCGATCCTCTTGCCTCTTGCCGCCTGCGGGCCCCAGGCCCAGCCGTCCGGGCCGGAGCCGGAGCGCACCCGGTATGAGGCCACCTTCCTCACCCTCTTCGACACGGTGACCACCATCGTGGGCTACGCGCAGGAGAAGGAGGCCTTCGCGGAGCAGGCCCGGTTCATCCACGACGAGCTGGAGGTCTACCACCAGCTCTACGACATCTACAACGACTACCCCGGCGTGAACAACATCAAGACCATCAACGAGCAGGCGGGCGCCGCCCCCGTGGTGGTGGACCGGCGGATCATCGACCTGCTGCTGGAGGCCAGGGAGATGTATGACCGGACCGGCGGCAAGGTGAACGTGGCCTTTGGCAGCGTGCTGTCCATCTGGCACGCATACCGGGAGGCGGGCATCGACGACCCGGCCGGGGCGCGGCTGCCGCCCATGGACGCGCTGCGGGAGGCGGCGCGCCACACCGGCATCGGCGGCGTGATCATCGACGAGGCGGCCTCCACCGTCTACCTGTCAGACCCGGAAATGAGCCTGGACGTGGGTGCCATCGCCAAGGGCTACGCCACCCAGCGGGTGTGCGCCGCCGCCAGAGAGCGGGGGATCACCTCGCTGCTGGTGAGCGTGGGCGGCAACGTCTGCGCCATCGGCAGCCAGGACGGGCGGGGGACCCCCTGGAAGGTGGGCGTACAGGACCCGGTGGACCGGGAGAGCGGACAGTACATTCAGGTGCTGGGCCTGGTGGACGAGACGCTGGTCACCAGCGGCAGCTACCAGCGCTACTACACCGTGGACGGAAAGACCTACCACCACATCATCGACCCGGACACCCTCATGCCCGCGGACTACTTCACGGCGGTGACGGTGCGCTCCACCGACTCCGGGGTGGCGGACGCGCTGTCCACGGCCCTCTTCAACCTGCCCTATGAGGAGGGAAAGGCCCTGGTGGACGCGATGGAGGGCACCGAGGCCATGTGGGTGCTCCGGGACGGTACCCAGCGGTTTACCGACGGATTCCTGACCGGCGCTCGGACATAG
- a CDS encoding TIGR02453 family protein, translated as MDRILRYLSQLERNNDRDWFHAHKEEYRQACGDFEAFLGRLIPALCARDASIPLTDPKDLTFKLNRDTRFSHDKSPYNPAFRAHIGPMGKLPIPVGYYIMVKPGGRSFLGGGLFADMFKDATTRIRDAIAQNGAEWEAVLADPAFRARFTLGGEALKNVPRGYDPGHPQAEYLKYKSWYLEYPVADEALLEEGFFSGAVETFAAMAPFNAFLNRALEGFEMPKR; from the coding sequence ATGGATAGGATTTTGCGCTACCTCTCCCAGCTGGAGCGGAACAACGACAGGGATTGGTTCCACGCCCACAAGGAGGAGTACCGGCAGGCCTGCGGCGACTTCGAGGCCTTCCTCGGCCGCCTGATCCCGGCGCTGTGCGCGCGGGATGCGTCCATTCCTTTGACCGATCCGAAGGACCTGACCTTCAAGCTGAACCGGGACACCCGGTTCAGCCACGACAAATCGCCCTACAACCCCGCGTTCCGGGCCCACATCGGCCCCATGGGCAAGCTGCCCATCCCGGTGGGGTACTATATCATGGTTAAGCCGGGCGGCCGGTCCTTCCTGGGGGGCGGGCTGTTCGCGGACATGTTTAAGGACGCAACCACCAGGATCCGGGACGCCATCGCCCAAAACGGGGCGGAGTGGGAGGCCGTGCTGGCCGACCCCGCGTTCCGGGCCCGCTTCACGCTGGGGGGTGAGGCGCTGAAAAACGTGCCCCGGGGGTACGACCCGGGCCATCCCCAGGCGGAATACCTGAAATACAAGAGCTGGTACCTGGAGTACCCCGTGGCCGACGAAGCGCTGCTGGAGGAGGGCTTCTTCTCCGGCGCCGTGGAGACCTTCGCCGCCATGGCGCCCTTCAACGCATTTCTGAACCGGGCGCTGGAGGGCTTTGAGATGCCGAAACGATAG
- the greA_1 gene encoding transcription elongation factor GreA yields the protein MHNELTQKDIQMMREELDYRRITLRPKLLEAVKEARGFGDLSENFEYKAAKQEKNRNESRIRFLENMIKTARVIRDGAAEGTVGLYDRVTVYLEEDGETETYQIVTTVRQDALHGLISKEAPVGKALLGKRVGDRVHIQVNERYGYYAVVKAIERGADDGTVPLNRY from the coding sequence GTGCACAACGAACTGACGCAGAAGGACATCCAGATGATGCGGGAGGAGCTGGACTACCGCCGCATCACCCTCCGGCCCAAGCTGCTGGAGGCGGTCAAGGAGGCCAGGGGGTTTGGCGATCTGAGCGAGAATTTTGAGTACAAGGCCGCCAAGCAGGAGAAAAACCGCAACGAGAGCCGCATCCGCTTTCTGGAGAACATGATCAAAACCGCGCGGGTCATCCGGGACGGCGCCGCGGAGGGGACGGTGGGCCTCTACGACCGGGTGACGGTCTATCTGGAGGAGGACGGCGAGACCGAGACCTACCAGATCGTCACCACCGTGCGTCAGGACGCGCTGCACGGCCTTATCAGCAAGGAGGCCCCCGTGGGCAAGGCCCTGCTGGGAAAACGGGTGGGGGACCGGGTCCACATCCAGGTCAACGAGCGCTACGGGTATTACGCGGTGGTCAAGGCCATCGAGCGGGGGGCGGACGACGGCACCGTCCCCCTAAACCGCTATTAA